CCGGCCCGTGCAGCACGTGCCAGTTGGTCAGCACGTACGGTGTGCCGTCCGTCCGGTCGAAGACCACGCAGCCGAGGGTGCCCGCGGAGCGCCTGCCGGCGTTGCCGATGCTGACGCCCGGTGGAACCGGGTCCAGCCGCGTCTTGCGTGCCGGGCTCGCCGTCTCGGCCACCGTACGGAAGTGCACGGCGTACGAGCGTTCGATCACCTCGGTCGGGACCTCCACGCCGTCCACCACCACCGAGGAGGGCAACGCCTCGGTGCCGAGGGCCGCCAGGCCCTCCGGGGTCACCTTCGTGCCGACGGTGAACTGGACGGCGAGCCGGCCCTCGTCCGGACCGGAGCTGCGGCGGCCGATGCCGATCGAGGTGACGTTCGGGTCCTGGAGGAACTTCGCCCCCTGGGTTCTGACGAACTGCCGGAGCGAGGAGACCAGTCTCTCCTCCTCGCCGCGTGCGGGTATGGCGTGACCGTTGTTGCCGGACATGGTGACCATCCCTTCGCCGGGAACGGTGGGTGATGGGTACTGGGCGGTAGGGGGTGGGGTGCGCACGGATGGGCGGACGGTGGGGTGCCGATGGCGGGGTGCGGACGGTGGTTGCCGGGACGCCCCAGGTCAGTCTCGTCCGGGCCGAGGAGGCCGGACAGGGTCGAAAAACCCACGGCGGGCGGGGCCGTGCTACCCCGGGCTCGGGGCGGGCTCGGGGCGGGCTCGGGGCGGGCGCGTGGGTGTGCGCGGGGTGGGCGACGGCTCCGCGCGACGTTCGGGCGGGGAGGGCGAAGACTGGAGGCAGGAGGGTGGTCCGTCCGGGGTCGGGCGGGTGGCCCTGTCGAACGGCCGCCACCCGGCGCGGCCGTCCACGCCGAGGACCCGCATGACAACCGAACCGACCCGTGTCGCAGTCGTCAGCGACTGCCCCCTCTTCCGGCTCGGCCTCGCCCAGGTCGCCGACGCCGCCCCCGACCTGGTCCCCACGGCCGAGGTCGGATCGGTGGACGACGTCGAGAAACACCTGGACGACGTCGACGTGGTCCTGCTCGACCTGCAGGCCCAGCCCTCGCACCTGTCCGCCGCCGTCCACCGGCTCGCCGGACAGGGTGCCAAGGTGCTGGTGCTCTGCTCCGGCCTGCAGGCCGACATCGAACCCGCCATGCAGGCCGGCGCCCGCGGGTGCCTGAGCCGGCAGGCCGGCGAGCAGGAGCTGGTCGCGGCGGTCCGGCTGATCGCGTCGGGCTGTGCGTACGTGTCGGCGGCGCTCGCGGTGCGGTCGTGGTCGGACGCGACCTTCCACCTCACCGAGCGGGAGAAGCAGATCCTGCGGCTGGTCGCCGACGGCGAGACCGACCACGGGATCGCCGAGCGGCTGGGGATCAGCGAGCACACGGTGCACTCGCACCTGGACCGGCTGCGGGACAAGATCGGCTCCCGGCGGCGGGTGGACCTGACGCGGTTCGCCATCGCGCACGACATCGTGCCGTGACGGTTGCCCGTGGGTGGGGGTGCTGTGGGTGGGCGGCTCTGCGGAGGTGCGCTTCCGTTTTCGCGCAGTTCCCGCGCCTCCGGGGGTTTGCCGATTGCGCTGGGTGCGGTGGGGGAGAATCGGATCATGAGCGATCCGATGGTGGAGGGCGGGGAGCCGGTCTGCTGGCTGGAGCGGGTGTGTGAGGGGTGTGGGCGGCTGCGGGAGCGGCCCGGGCCGGAGGCGTGTGAGCACTGCGGCGCGCTCCCCGGCGGCGGGGCGCCCCCGGCGTCCGCGCCGCGACGGGTACCCGGGCGCGATCGGGACGCCGCGGGCCGGGCCCGCAGCGGACGTCCGCGGGACGGGCTGGGACGTCCGCTGCCGTACGGTGCCCAGGGGGTGATGCGGCAGCCGGAGGGTGTGCTGCGCTCCGGGCCGCAGACGCTGGCCGAGGCGCAGCGGCTGATCGACGCCGGCCGGCCGTTCCACGCCCATGAGGTGCTGGAGGACCGGTGGAAGTCCGGGCCGGAGGAGGAGCGCGGTCTCTGGCGCGCCCTCGCGCAGTTCGCCGTCGGCCTGACCCACGCCGCGCGCGGCAACGGTACGGGCGCCGCCGCGCTGCTCGACCGCGCCGCGGACGGCCTCGCCGGGTGGACGGCCGCGCCGCCGTACGGCATCGAGGCGGCCGCGCTGGCGGCGTGGGCGCGGGAGCGGGCGGCCGAGGTGCCGGAGGTGGCGCTGGTGGCTCCGCCGCTGGTGAGCGGTGGTCAGTTCGCCGGTTGAGCCGGGTGAACCGGTGGATCGGGGCGGGCGTTCCTGCGCGGCCGTGAAAGACTTCGATCATGGGTATAGAGACGATCACCGCGGCGAACGCGGGCAGTTGGGAACTCGGCGACCTCCGCGTCCACCGGATGGGGTTCGGCGCCATGCGGCTCACCGGCAGCGCGCCGTTCAGCGCCGGCGTGCCGAGCGACCGCGAGCGGGCGATCACCGTGCTGCGGCGGGCCGTCGACCTCGGCGTGAACCACATCGACACCGCCGCCTTCTACTTCTCCGCGCTGCGCTCCGCCAACGAGCTCATCAACCGGGCTCTCGGCCCGTACCCCGAGGACCTGGTCATCGCCACCAAGGTCGGGCCCGGGCGTGATCCGTCCGGTGAGTGGTGGTGGGCCACCCCCGACCAGCTGCGCGGCCAGGTCGAGGAGAACCTGCGGCAGCTCGGGCGCGACCACCTCGACCTGGTCAACCTGCGGACCCGGGGCAGCGGGTCGATCGCCGAGCACTTCGGGGCGCTGAGCGAGCTGCGGGACGCCGGGCTGATCCGGAACCTGGGTGTGTCGAACGTGCAACTGTCGCACCTGGATGAGGCGTTGGCGATTGCGCCGGTGGTGTGCGTGCAGAACCGGTACGGGCTGGGCGCGCGGACCGAGGCCGGAGGGGAGGTGCTACGGGCGTGCGGGGAACGGGGGATCGCGTTCGTGCCGTTCTTCACGATCGCGGGCAGCGGCGGGGACACCGGGGAGGCGGCGGCCGAGCATCCCGGGGTGCGGGAGGTGGCGGCCGGGCGCGGGGTGAGCGAGGCGCAGGTACGGCTGGCGTGGACGCTGCAACAGGGCGCGCACGTCCTGGCCATCCCCGGGACGGGCAGCCCGGAGCACCTGGTGGAGAACGTGGCGGCGGGCGGTATCCGGCTGACGGCGGAGGAGTTGGCGCGGCTGGACGAGCAGGCCGCCGGCCACTGAGGCCGTGACGGTGGGCCCGGGGCCCGGACGGGTGCCGGGCCCCGGGTCGCGGAACGGTCAGTAGTAGCCCTTGGCGCCGTCGAGGAGTTCGCGGATGGTGTCGAAGTGGCCGGCGTGGCGGGCGGTTTCCTCGATCATGTGGAACAGGATCCAGCGGAGGCTGCCCGCGGAGGCGGGGAAGTCGGGGTGGCGGCCGGTGTCGTCCAGGCCGTGGGCGGCGATGATCTCGTCGGACCGCTCGCACTGCTGCCGGTACTCGTCGAGGAGGGTGGTGAGCGCTATCCCGTCCACCTGCATCTCGGCGTCCTCGACGTCCTCCTTGAACAGCGGGCCCTCCTTGGCGCCGCCGAGCAGGACGACCTCGAACCACAGGTGTTCCACCCAGCGCAGGTGGGACACCAGCCCGGCCACGGTCATCCCGGGGGAGGTGGGCAGCAGCGCGCGGTGGGCGTCCTCGTCGGACAGCTCCGCGCACTTCCAGTGGACGACCGCGCGCTGCATGGACAGCCAGCCGAGGAGCTGGGTCCGCTCGTCGGCGTCGTACGCGGGGCGGAGGCGGGGAGGAAGGGGCGTCGTCATGGGCGCTGACGCTACTCCGGCCTTGTGGACGGCGCATGCTGATTATCCGTCAAGGATCCGGCGGGCGGTGTGCGCGGGTCCGCAGCCGCTACGCGGTCGGCGGGCGGAGGGAGAGGGTGATCCGGCGGGTGGGGCCGTCGGCGGCGGTGAGGGTGACCTGGACCCGGTCGCCGACGCGCACGGCCCGGGGGGCGAGTTCGTCGAGGGGGACCAGGCCCACGACGGCCGGGGCCACGCGGACGAAGGCGCCGAAGGACACCAGGCCGGTGACCGTCCCGGCAGGACCGAGCCGAGGGGGTGGGTGGCGAGGAAGCGGGGGAACGGGTCCGGCCGGAGGGCCTTGAGGGACAGGGACACCTGTTCCCGGTCGAGGTCCACCGACAGCACCTCGCAGCGGACCCGCCGGCCGACCTCGACCACCTGCCCGATGTCCTCGACGTGCTCCCAGGCCAGTTCGGGCACCTGGATGAACCCCGTGTCGCGGCCGAGCTCCCCGTCGAGGTGGACGAACACGCCGAAGTTCGGGGTGGCCGCGACCACGCCGGTGCGGACCTCGCCGCGCCGGACGGTCAGCAGGAAGTCCCGGCGCCGGTCGGCCACCGTCGGGTCGGTCCGCCAGCGGGCCCGGACCTCGCCGTCCGGGTCGGGCAGTACGGCCGCCAGCAGCGGGTCGCGGTCGACCGGCAGCAGCGGTACCAGGGCGAAGAGTTCGTCGCCGGTGCGGTAGCGGTCGTCGTCGAGCAGCCACTCCTCGGCGACCCGGGCGAGGGTCGCGCCGTCCGCGTGCCGGACGACCAGCAGCGGGCGGTCGGAGCGGCGGAGGAGGCCGAGCAGGTGCGGCCGGTCGTCGGTGAGGTCCGGCCAGACCGCCAGGCGCGCCCGGGGCGTCAGGGCGGAGCGCAGGGCCGCCGCGGGGCCGACGGGGCCCGGAGGGCGGGTCGCGGGCGGACGGGGACGGTGAGGATCACGCCGCGAGGGTACGGGGCACCGGTACCGGTGCCAAGTGAGTAGCTGTACTCATGTCCACGGGCGGGCCGGACCTGCACACTCTCAGGCATGACGAGCCCTCACGCCGCGCCCTGTCCCGACTGCGGCACCGACCTCGGGCCCGGGCCGCACGCCCGGTGCCCGCACTGCCGGCTGCCGCTCACCGGCGCCGACGCCGCCGCGCTGTGGCAGGTCGTCATCGCCCTGCGCGCGCTGGACGAACAGCGCGGCGCGATGCTGCTGCGGCGGGACCACCTGCTGGCCGGGCTGCGTGCCCGCCGGGACGTTCCCGACCCCGCCCCGGTGTGGGGCGCGCCCGCGTTCGTAGCACGGCACCCGGTCGGGGCCGGCGGGCCGGCCGTTGGGGCGGCCGAGGTCTCCGGGCGGTCGG
The window above is part of the Kitasatospora sp. HUAS MG31 genome. Proteins encoded here:
- a CDS encoding DinB family protein, producing MTTPLPPRLRPAYDADERTQLLGWLSMQRAVVHWKCAELSDEDAHRALLPTSPGMTVAGLVSHLRWVEHLWFEVVLLGGAKEGPLFKEDVEDAEMQVDGIALTTLLDEYRQQCERSDEIIAAHGLDDTGRHPDFPASAGSLRWILFHMIEETARHAGHFDTIRELLDGAKGYY
- a CDS encoding DUF309 domain-containing protein: MSDPMVEGGEPVCWLERVCEGCGRLRERPGPEACEHCGALPGGGAPPASAPRRVPGRDRDAAGRARSGRPRDGLGRPLPYGAQGVMRQPEGVLRSGPQTLAEAQRLIDAGRPFHAHEVLEDRWKSGPEEERGLWRALAQFAVGLTHAARGNGTGAAALLDRAADGLAGWTAAPPYGIEAAALAAWARERAAEVPEVALVAPPLVSGGQFAG
- a CDS encoding S1 RNA-binding domain-containing protein, yielding MGARRGHRAGGRGRPAGPLRGAVGGPRPGTGVPVPQGPPAGPVPPLPRHPPPRLGPAGTVTGLVSFGAFVRVAPAVVGLVPLDELAPRAVRVGDRVQVTLTAADGPTRRITLSLRPPTA
- a CDS encoding aldo/keto reductase, with protein sequence MGIETITAANAGSWELGDLRVHRMGFGAMRLTGSAPFSAGVPSDRERAITVLRRAVDLGVNHIDTAAFYFSALRSANELINRALGPYPEDLVIATKVGPGRDPSGEWWWATPDQLRGQVEENLRQLGRDHLDLVNLRTRGSGSIAEHFGALSELRDAGLIRNLGVSNVQLSHLDEALAIAPVVCVQNRYGLGARTEAGGEVLRACGERGIAFVPFFTIAGSGGDTGEAAAEHPGVREVAAGRGVSEAQVRLAWTLQQGAHVLAIPGTGSPEHLVENVAAGGIRLTAEELARLDEQAAGH
- a CDS encoding response regulator transcription factor — translated: MTTEPTRVAVVSDCPLFRLGLAQVADAAPDLVPTAEVGSVDDVEKHLDDVDVVLLDLQAQPSHLSAAVHRLAGQGAKVLVLCSGLQADIEPAMQAGARGCLSRQAGEQELVAAVRLIASGCAYVSAALAVRSWSDATFHLTEREKQILRLVADGETDHGIAERLGISEHTVHSHLDRLRDKIGSRRRVDLTRFAIAHDIVP